GTCCGCACGGCGGAGCCGGACCGATGGCGCGAACTGATCTCCAGCGGGCTCCCGTTGGTCCGGGATGCCGGTTTCACGGAGATCGCACCCGGTTCGGCCACGGTGGTGGCGGACCATCGCCCCCTGGGCCGCACAGGGTTCAAACATCTTCGTTGAACATCCCCGGGCTGCCGCCCGTACCTTCTGGCGCTGGCCATGTACCACATGCCCAACGACCAGTTGGTTTCCCCGGGAGGCTCCTTTGCCGCGCTTCAACCACTCCGCCCTCGTCATCGCGGCCCTGACCACGACCATCGCCGCGCTCTCGTTCCCGGTGTGGTCCTACGCCGACCGCTCCGGCACCGGAGTGGCGAACACGGCCGCCGGCACGGTGAACACCCAGTGGGGGCCGCTGACCGCCTCGGACCGCAGCCTGATCGTGCGCGTGCGGCTGGCCGGGCTGTGGGAAGCGCCCGCCGGGGAGAAGGCGATGGACAAGTCCAGCAGCGCCACCGTCAAGGCGGCGGCGGACCACCTGCTGGTGGGCCACAGCGACCTGGACGAGCGGGTGCGGAAGGTCGCCGCCCAGCTCAATGTCGAGCTGCCCAACCAGCCGAACGAGGCGCAGCAGGGCTTCCTGGCCCAGATGGACGCCGCCCAGGGCAAGGAGTTCGACCGGGTCTGGGCGAGCCTCCTGCGGAAGGCACACGGCACGATCTTCCCGGACATCGCGACGATCCGGAACCAGACCCAGAACTCGCTGGTGCGTCAACTGGCGACGGACACCAACCAGACCGTGCTCGACCACATCACGATGCTGGAGAAGACCGGAGCGGTCGACTTCGACGCCATCGCCAACGGCACGATCTGACTCGTGTACACGTGACAACGGCCCGGGCCCGCTCGGCGTCCTGGCCACTCCTCACGTACGTCCCTCACCAGCCACGTATCAGTCCCCAACGACCGGTTGGGTTCCCCCGGGAGGCTCCCTTGCCCCGCTTGAACGGCACGTTCCTCGTCGGCCTCGCCATCGCAGGCACCGTCGGCGCGCTCGCGTACCCCGTGTTCTACTCGTACCCGCACCGCAACGACGCCACGACGGCCGCCGCGATCACCGGGGACACGGTGAACACCCAGTGGGGACCGCTGACCGCCTTGGACCGCGAACTCATCGTGCGCGTCCGGCTGGCCGGGCTGTGGGAACTGCCCGCGGGACAGCAGGCGATGACGAAGTCGAGCAATCCCGCCGTCAAGGAGGCGGCCCAGCACCTGATCACGGGCCACAACGACCTCGACAAGCGGGCACGGAGCGTCTCCCAGCAGCTCGGTGTCCCGATCCCCAACCAGCCGAACGAACAGCAGCAGGGCTTCCTGGACCAGATGACGGCGGCCTCGCCCGCGGACTACGACGAGGTCTGGGCGAACCTCCTGCGGCAGGCGCACGGCAACATCCTCCCGGTCATCGCGACGGTGCGGAACCAGACCCGCAACACTCTCGTGCGTCAACTGGCCTCGGACACCAACCAGACCGTGCTCGACCACATCACGATCCTGGAGAAGACCGGCAAGATCGACTTCCAGAAGATCGCCGAGAAGGCCGCCGGGCCCAGCGCCAGTCCGACCGGTCCGCCGCCGCCGTCCCCCGGAGTGGTGCCGCCCATCGCGCCCGCCGTGGAGCCGACCGGCAACCCCGTGTTGTCCTCCAAGCCGTCGCCGCCGGCACCCGGCACGATCAACACCAACCGGCCGGAGGCTCCGGACCCCAACAAGCTCGCCCAGGGCCAGTAGGCGGACGGGAACGGACGGGCGCAAGCTCAAATGTTGCTCTGAAGGTCGCCCGGGAGGGGTTCGACCCCCGGAACCCGGGCCATCACTCCGTGGACCGGGAAGGTCGGAGAAGGGGACGGACCATGAAGCGACCGGGACGGCTGGGTACGGGCATCGGGTGGCGGCCGGAGATCGCGGACGCCGTGGAGGCCATGCCGGGCATCGACTGGGTCGAGGCCGTGGCCGAGAACCTCTGCCCGGGGCATCTCCCCGAGTCGCTGCTGCGGCTGCGCGAGCGCGGCGTGACCGTCGTCCCGCACGGTGTCTCCCTGGGTCTCGGCGGCGCCGACCGGCCGTCCGAGGACCGGCTCACCGCGCTCGCCGAGCGGGCCGAGGCACTGGGCTCGCCCCTGGTCACCGAGCACATCGCGTTCGTCCGGGCCGGCGGTCCGCTGACCGCGTCCCCGCTGCTGGAGGCCGGGCACCTGCTGCCCGTGCCCCGCACCCGGGACGCGCTCGACGTGCTGTGCGAGAACGTCCGCATCGCACAGGCGGCGCTGCCCGTACCGCTCGCCGTGGAGAACATCGCCGCGCTCCTGGCCTGGCCCGGCGAGGAACTCACGGAGGGCCAGTTCCTGTACGAACTGGCGGACCGGACCGGCGTACGCCTCCTCATCGATGTGGCCAACCTCCACACGAACCACGTCAACCGGGGCGAGGACCCGGCGAAGGCCCTGGCCGACCTGCCCGTCGAGGCCATCGCGTACGTCCATGTCGCGGGCGGCTTCGAACGGGACGGCGTCTGGCACGACAGCCACGCCCACCCGGTCCCGCCCCAGGTCCTCGACATCCTCACGGACCTCGCCTCCCGGGTCACCCCGCCCGGCGTCCTGCTGGAGCGGGACGACAACTTCCCCGAGGCGGGCGAGCTGGAACGGGAACTGGACGCGATCCGCGGGGCGCTGGAAGCGGCTGCGCCCTCGGGGTCGGCCACCTCGAAGACGGCCCCTTCGGCGACGACAGCCGCGCCCGTAGCCGAGGAAGAGGACAAGGGCGAAGGCGAGAGCGGGAGCGAGGCCGACCAGGCATCCGACTACGCCCCCGCCCGTCAGCGCCTCGCCCTCGCGCAGGCCGCGCTGCTCTCCGCGCTCGTCGCGGGGACGCCCGCGCCGGAGGGGTTCGACCGGGTGCGGCTCGGGGT
The DNA window shown above is from Streptomyces sp. NBC_01451 and carries:
- a CDS encoding DUF692 domain-containing protein; protein product: MKRPGRLGTGIGWRPEIADAVEAMPGIDWVEAVAENLCPGHLPESLLRLRERGVTVVPHGVSLGLGGADRPSEDRLTALAERAEALGSPLVTEHIAFVRAGGPLTASPLLEAGHLLPVPRTRDALDVLCENVRIAQAALPVPLAVENIAALLAWPGEELTEGQFLYELADRTGVRLLIDVANLHTNHVNRGEDPAKALADLPVEAIAYVHVAGGFERDGVWHDSHAHPVPPQVLDILTDLASRVTPPGVLLERDDNFPEAGELERELDAIRGALEAAAPSGSATSKTAPSATTAAPVAEEEDKGEGESGSEADQASDYAPARQRLALAQAALLSALVAGTPAPEGFDRVRLGVQSRALGAKRADVVAKIAPELPEILGAGYRPAFLSYAHGHPMSDGYRHDALDFAAHLLLGGQPGTPENAESRRRLREWWLDRSGPAPRSRRPTARLARATRRVLLRR
- a CDS encoding DUF4142 domain-containing protein; translated protein: MPRLNGTFLVGLAIAGTVGALAYPVFYSYPHRNDATTAAAITGDTVNTQWGPLTALDRELIVRVRLAGLWELPAGQQAMTKSSNPAVKEAAQHLITGHNDLDKRARSVSQQLGVPIPNQPNEQQQGFLDQMTAASPADYDEVWANLLRQAHGNILPVIATVRNQTRNTLVRQLASDTNQTVLDHITILEKTGKIDFQKIAEKAAGPSASPTGPPPPSPGVVPPIAPAVEPTGNPVLSSKPSPPAPGTINTNRPEAPDPNKLAQGQ
- a CDS encoding DUF4142 domain-containing protein, which codes for MPRFNHSALVIAALTTTIAALSFPVWSYADRSGTGVANTAAGTVNTQWGPLTASDRSLIVRVRLAGLWEAPAGEKAMDKSSSATVKAAADHLLVGHSDLDERVRKVAAQLNVELPNQPNEAQQGFLAQMDAAQGKEFDRVWASLLRKAHGTIFPDIATIRNQTQNSLVRQLATDTNQTVLDHITMLEKTGAVDFDAIANGTI